The following proteins come from a genomic window of Bacteroidales bacterium:
- a CDS encoding winged helix-turn-helix transcriptional regulator, which yields MDIISSDLIGGNLFQQVDQALNILKAKYLTSAITYEGIHRREILEYPYQALREAILNAIIHRDYLTTSAIQIRIYSNKLIILNEGALPHEIKVEDLKVTHLSKPRNMLLADVFYKAGFIESWGRGTLKMIAECLHQNLPEPEFESKNHMFSVLFKKTDLKTDLKTDLKNHTIEDHILAIIADDNRVTIQVIAEKVGKGITTTKEYLNKLKKKGVITRIPRIPRPRRMQRNQRQTSNDQRPTQNCDMKKQNPEFTICKGIFFSPFRAD from the coding sequence GTGGATATTATCTCCAGCGATCTCATTGGCGGTAACTTGTTTCAGCAGGTAGATCAGGCTTTGAATATCCTGAAGGCGAAATATTTAACAAGCGCCATCACCTACGAAGGTATCCATAGACGCGAAATACTTGAATACCCTTACCAGGCTCTGCGGGAGGCAATCCTTAACGCAATAATCCATCGGGATTACCTCACAACATCTGCAATTCAAATCAGAATCTACAGCAACAAACTAATCATTCTCAACGAAGGCGCTTTGCCTCATGAAATTAAGGTTGAAGACCTGAAAGTGACACACCTTTCAAAACCCCGGAATATGCTGCTTGCAGATGTATTTTACAAAGCAGGTTTTATTGAAAGTTGGGGTCGGGGTACGCTCAAAATGATTGCTGAATGCCTGCACCAAAACCTGCCTGAACCTGAATTTGAAAGTAAAAATCACATGTTTTCCGTGTTATTTAAAAAAACCGACCTGAAAACCGACCTGAAAACCGACCTGAAAAATCACACAATTGAAGATCACATTTTGGCAATTATAGCTGATGATAATCGGGTCACAATACAAGTAATTGCAGAGAAGGTTGGAAAAGGGATAACCACAACCAAAGAATATTTGAATAAATTAAAAAAGAAGGGTGTAATCACACGCATCCCGCGGATTCCCCGCCCTCGCCGGATGCAACGAAACCAACGTCAAACGTCCAACGACCAACGTCCAACTCAAAACTGTGACATGAAAAAGCAAAACCCGGAGTTTACAATTTGTAAGGGGATATTTTTTTCACCATTTCGCGCAGATTAA